In the genome of Chryseobacterium sp. 52, the window TGTGGCGAGAGAAGTTTTCGTGGGAACCATGTCTACCCTTTACAGTTTGGAAGATGATGCTCCCGAAGTGAAAGTGATTGATAAAATGAGAAGAGATGTTAAACCTGATGGCAGTAAAGTCTTCAGCTTTGCCACAGGAATTTCCGTTCTTTTATTTTATGCATTTGCAATGCAGTGTGTTTCTACACTTGCAGTAGTCTACAGAGAAACCAAAAGCTGGAAATGGACCGGCTTTCAGGTTGCGATGATGACCGGTTTGGCATATTTTGTGTCGTTGATAGCATATCAGATTTTAAAATAATGGATACTTCGTTAATTTTTCAGTACGTTATTATCGTATTGATCGTTGCATTTGCCTGCTACTCTTTATTTAAAGTACTCAGAAAGAACTTTGCACCGAAAAAATTCAGCTCCAAAAGAACCAACTGCGACAAAGATTGTGGATGTTCCTGATCCTGTTTTAAGCTTATAATTGAAAAAATTGTAGTAATTTCATTTTCGAATCTAAAACTATTTCCATTTGAGCCTGAAATCTACAGTTATATTTCTACTTTCCCTGATAACGGTTATGGCGAAAGCCCAGATCGATACGGCTAAAATCAAATCTTACGCAGATCAGGTGATGGTTCGGGTCAACATTGATACCAACATTGAAAGATATGTTTTTACCGAAGGTCCGGAGGATAAACCGCTGGAAACCATTCTTTCCATCAACAATAAAACAAGAGCTTCTTTTTCCGTTGACTATAAAATTATAAGTGGTACCGTATCTTTTACCCCCAATTTTCTTCCGGGTAATAATGATAATGAACTGAAAGGAAGCAGTTCATATGCCGACTTTAGATTTCGTTTTTTTCCAAAAAAAATTATTCAGACCGTTTATTACAAAAAAGTAAAAGGATTTTACATTGAAAATATGCAAGACTTCTTTCCCGAATGGAAGGAAGGAAAAGATGCATATCTTCAGTTTCCGGATTTGAAAATTCAGAGTTTTGGAGGATCTACGGCCTATGTCATGAAGAAAGATTTTTCCCTGAAAAGTATTTATACACAGGGTGAGTGGCAGAAAGAAAGCCGTGGAAGCTGGGTGCCTGTTATAGATTATGATCTGTCTATCTTCACAGATATTATAGATGGCAGAAAGAACAGGGATACCCAATACAGTATTGGTGCCAGTATGGGATACTTTTACAACTGGGTTCTTGGGAAAAAAAACAGAGTGAATATTGCTCCGAATGTGGGACTTGGATTAGGTGGAATGTTTTCCAGCACCCGGGATATTCTGGATGACGGAACAAAATCAAGCAAAGAGAATACCCAATATCTGACGATCAGATTTGCAACAGGTCTGCACATAGGATATAATACGGACAGGCTGCTGTTTGGAGGAAAGTTCAATGTCACCTCGTCTGCTTACAATGAAAAAGGGAATCAGAATGTACAAAATAATAATCTCTACGGATTGATTTACATAGGCTATCGTTTTCCGCCTCCTGGCGTGGTAAAAAGAAATTATGATAAGATCCAGAAAAAGATCCCCATTTTATAACTTAAAATAGTCTTTTAAGTATCTTTGCTCAGAATACAACCAATTAAAAAAAATAAAAACAGAATGTCGTTAATAAAATCTATTTCAGGGATCAGAGGGACAATCGGAGGAAAAGTAAATGATAACTTGACACCTCTGGATGTGGTAAAATTTGCATCCGCATTTGGAACCTGGCTTCAGAATACACAAAATAAAAAGAATTTAACCTTAATAATAGGAAGAGACGCCAGAATTTCCGGAGAAATGGTTTCCTCACTGGTGACGGCTACATTACAGGGATTAGGAATCAATGTCGTGGATCTGGGACTTTCCACAACACCAACAGTGGAAATAATGGTTCCTGAATTAAATGCAGACGGAGGAATTATCCTTACCGCTTCTCACAATCCAAAACAATGGAATGCACTTAAACTTTTAAACGGAAAAGGAGAATTTATCAGTGGTGAAGATGGTGCTAAAGTATTGGCCCTGGCTGAAAACGAAGACTTTAACTACGCTGAAGTCGATGATCTTGGAACATATGAAACAAGAGAAGATGCATTTGATATCCATATCCAGCAGATTCTTGATCTGCCCATGGTAGATGTTGAAGCGATTAAAGCTAAAAAATTTAAAATAGTCCTGGATGCGGTAAACTCTACAGGAGGTATTGCGATCCCGATGTTGTTAGACAAATTAGGTTGCGAAACAATCAAATTATACTGTGAACCAAACGGGCAGTTCCCACACAACCCGGAACCTTTGAAAGAACATTTGGGAGATATCTGCGAACTGGTAAAAAAAGAAAATGCAGACTTAGGAATCGTTGTAGATCCGGATGTAGACAGATTAGCCTTAATAGATGAAAAAGGAGAAATGTTCGGAGAAGAATACACGTTGGTTGCTGTTGCAGATTATCTGTTGAAGCATAAAAAAGGAGCTGCAGTTTCCAATCTTTCTTCTAGCCGTGCTTTGAGAGATGTTGCGAGAAGCCACGATTCAGAATACTTTGCAAGTGCTGTAGGAGAAGTGAACGTAGTGAATTTAATGAAAGAGAAAAATGCCGTGATCGGAGGAGAAGGAAACGGAGGAATTATCTATCCTGATCTTCATTACGGAAGAGACTCTCTGGTAGGGGCGGCCTTATTTTTAACCCATCTGGCAAAAGAAAACAAGACGGTTTCCGAATTAAGAGCCGGATATCCAGGCTACTTCATGGGCAAAAAGAAAATAGAACTGACTCCGGAGATTAACGTAGACGATATTCTGGCCAAAATGGAAAAAGAATATCAGAACGAAGAAGTTTCCACCGTGGATGGTGTTAAAATTGACTTTGAAAACAACTGGGTTCACCTTAGAAAATCAAACACAGAACCGATTATCAGAATCTATACAGAAGCCTATTCACAGGAAGAAGCCGACAAGCTTGGAGATGATATCATTGCTAAGATTAAAAGTTTAATTTAAATAAAACAGGAACGGAGTAGAAATGCTCCGTTCTTTTTTCTTCTTTACGAAAATGTTTGAGCATATACAGAACAGATTTCTATTCCCCAAAGATAAATGGCGAAAATTTTTAAGCTGCTTTAAGCGCTTGGAAATTCCCGCCAAAACACTGCTTTTAAAAGAAAATGAAATATCAGACTGTGCTTACTATATAGAAAAAGGAGTCGTAAGAGCCTGGTACAATAATGATGGAAAAGATGTCACTTTCCAGTTTTTTATGGAAAACACCATGTTTTCATCCCTCGAAAGCTTCAGAAAAGGACTGCCCAGCATGGTCTCTTTTGAAACAATAGAACCTTGCATCTTATGGAAGATTAATAAATCTGATGC includes:
- a CDS encoding DUF4421 family protein, whose protein sequence is MSLKSTVIFLLSLITVMAKAQIDTAKIKSYADQVMVRVNIDTNIERYVFTEGPEDKPLETILSINNKTRASFSVDYKIISGTVSFTPNFLPGNNDNELKGSSSYADFRFRFFPKKIIQTVYYKKVKGFYIENMQDFFPEWKEGKDAYLQFPDLKIQSFGGSTAYVMKKDFSLKSIYTQGEWQKESRGSWVPVIDYDLSIFTDIIDGRKNRDTQYSIGASMGYFYNWVLGKKNRVNIAPNVGLGLGGMFSSTRDILDDGTKSSKENTQYLTIRFATGLHIGYNTDRLLFGGKFNVTSSAYNEKGNQNVQNNNLYGLIYIGYRFPPPGVVKRNYDKIQKKIPIL
- the glmM gene encoding phosphoglucosamine mutase; this encodes MSLIKSISGIRGTIGGKVNDNLTPLDVVKFASAFGTWLQNTQNKKNLTLIIGRDARISGEMVSSLVTATLQGLGINVVDLGLSTTPTVEIMVPELNADGGIILTASHNPKQWNALKLLNGKGEFISGEDGAKVLALAENEDFNYAEVDDLGTYETREDAFDIHIQQILDLPMVDVEAIKAKKFKIVLDAVNSTGGIAIPMLLDKLGCETIKLYCEPNGQFPHNPEPLKEHLGDICELVKKENADLGIVVDPDVDRLALIDEKGEMFGEEYTLVAVADYLLKHKKGAAVSNLSSSRALRDVARSHDSEYFASAVGEVNVVNLMKEKNAVIGGEGNGGIIYPDLHYGRDSLVGAALFLTHLAKENKTVSELRAGYPGYFMGKKKIELTPEINVDDILAKMEKEYQNEEVSTVDGVKIDFENNWVHLRKSNTEPIIRIYTEAYSQEEADKLGDDIIAKIKSLI